The bacterium DNA segment CAAACTGCCCCTAATTGAAAGATTTTTAAAAAACGGATCTTCTGTTTTGGTAGCCGGTAAACTTGCCAATACAATACTCATAGCTAAGGGGCTGAAAATGAGCAAATCATGCGCAGATCTAGAATCTTTTGAATACATAAAAGATCTTGACTTGAACTCTTCCGGACTTCATTGGCCCGTAGATGGGGTGGTGGCCAAAGATTTAAACTCCAAGGAACACTGGACTAGCCTTGAGGATATTTCTCCCCTGAACACCCTGACGGCAGATGAGTGTGTTTTAGACATGGGGCCAGCCACTGTCGGGGGTTTTACCGCAATTCTCC contains these protein-coding regions:
- the pgk gene encoding phosphoglycerate kinase, with the translated sequence KLPLIERFLKNGSSVLVAGKLANTILIAKGLKMSKSCADLESFEYIKDLDLNSSGLHWPVDGVVAKDLNSKEHWTSLEDISPLNTLTADECVLDMGPATVGGFTAILRSAKTIFWNGPVGVCEDERFAKGTMELARSISRISAFKVLGGGDTIAALNKFGLLDQFNHVSTGGGSMLEFLSGKKLPGLEALKK